In Vanessa cardui chromosome 6, ilVanCard2.1, whole genome shotgun sequence, the following proteins share a genomic window:
- the LOC124530530 gene encoding glutamate receptor-interacting protein 1 isoform X1 yields the protein MKLWKSLKISIGKTDPKGYQQGLPQWGQGYELDVFKSQTSLSTDSGLCTERGLRRTHIELIKPPGKRIGLKLAGRSEPGVVPSIVGFTKDSVAHESDRLAPGDRICSVNGISTARLTNEEVLRLLDNVEERASLEVEYYMPNYGSFSSNSLSASQNSLYITTKLAEVPVEKVNGSLGVTIRGGLPENSAPSADLVLNSRSLDALPLVVTHVRPGGAAYNTSRIKPGDRLLKVDHISLTNKTLSEVHQILQNCPQVTSLTIEYDVSIMESVKMATGPLLIEIERPCNEDLGLFLSNQRYSDDVYSSGSDTYQRVGTCNAIYIDSILPASISDRCGALHPGDQLLAFDDHVIDGNNYTAEEVMCYLENCEAGFTRLHVAPRHVLAHGGRFTRENSMSGASTLNPKKPRQRNYRQSSMPKLGLQDDYDGQQNYMNMGVCRTESLNIQLEVPPGQTSGLAVHDENATLIISHVATQSPAFRSGCLQIRDRVMSINGHENLTADVANEILQRRNDSHNPKYLTLNVEFSMPNTIEASSGVFNVKLAKTSAGLGVTITGCKQKLLSNEEPMVISDIKPGSVAHRSGALAPGDQLLAINSQPLHNLSLDTAFNILQNSPEDIITLKIRKRDLTEDWSNIHKHNAKLTLQSFSNIETKAVVHSGEDSGHHTDSPNNSAKESERSHGSDNGNTAVFMIEIIRQENGPLGLTIAGSEDVTQPILLSGLVEGGLAEKCGKLAIGDELLSINGESVLNKPLSEAIKLLQQSGQRVQLQMCRKVTDCAESSVRDSSHSTSSPGLSNDSAVESWDQNTPVRTSANCGNSDVIEYAVPDKSRIIDKQPYSPTDEDKLMASSFNSAAPYSIHDLPLPNYSLNNSLKTFHYENTCIIPDNTLKNKQNITREDDVQQIEILTSNMKDCQLHNMEKSSCKCDYVQMGPYGIVSPKSRRTNWDSDYLNNGIYTVTTPQKSPMKPTVPGTSFQFSASPIYENDMPSLYSSETLSPARGSIHHVILYKDAIYDDYGFSVSDGLYERGVYINRIRKGGPADIVGLLRPYDRILQVNGTRTVDYDCCLTVPLIAAAGDRLEIVVQRMATSRDLKNHRLEDNSSPSDSSIVTKTI from the exons gTCGGTCAGAACCAGGAGTAGTGCCGTCTATCGTAGGCTTTACAAAAGATTCAGTGGCACATGAATCAGATCGTCTCGCTCCAGGGGATCGAATCTGCAGCGTGAATGGAATATCCACTGCAAGACTTACTAATGAAGAAGTATTGCGATTACTAGATAATGTTGAAGAGAGAGCATCTTTGGAAGTCGAGTACTATATGCCTAATTATG GATCATTTAGTTCGAATTCTCTTTCAGCGTCTCAAAATTCATTGTACATTACAACCAAGCTAGCGGAGGTGCCGGTCGAGAAAGTAAATGGTTCGTTAGGTGTTACTATACGAGGAGGTCTGCCAGAAAACTCGGCACCAAGTGCAGACTTGGTACTAAACAGTCGATCATTAGACGCTCTGCCATTAGTCGTAACACATGTGAGACCAGGTGGAGCAGCCTATAATACTTCTAGGATTAAACCTGGAGACAGACTGTTAAAAGTTGATCAT ATATCATTAACTAATAAAACGTTATCAGAAGTACATCAAATTCTCCAAAACTGCCCACAAGTAACAAGTCTAACAATAGAATACGACGTATCAATCATGGAATCCGTTAAGATGGCCACTGGACCTTTACTAATTGAAATCGAGAGACCATGTAATGAGGATTTGGGACTGTTCTTAAGCAATCAGAGATATTCGGATGACGTATACAGCTCTGGGTCAGATACTTATCAAAGAGTTGGGACTTGTAACGCTATTTATATTGATAGTATTTTGCCTGCAAGTATCAGTGATAG ATGTGGTGCATTACATCCCGGCGATCAGCTGCTAGCTTTTGATGACCATGTCATAGATGGAAACAATTACACAGCGGAAGAAGTTATGTGCTATCTTGAGAATTGTGAAGCTGGATTTACGCGGTTACACGTTGCACCAAGACACGTTCTTGCTCACGGCGGAAGATTCACGAGAG AAAACTCGATGTCTGGAGCTTCAACGCTAAATCCAAAAAAACCGAGGCAAAGAAATTATAGGCAAAGTTCGATGCCAAAACTAGGATTACAAGATGATTATg atGGACAGCAGAATTACATGAACATGGGGGTATGTAGGACAGAATCGCTGAATATACAGTTAGAAGTGCCCCCGGGACAAACTAGCGGTTTGGCTGTTCATGATGAAAATGCTACCTTAATTATTTCACATGTTGCAACTCAATCTCCTGCATTCAg ATCCGGATGTCTACAGATAAGGGATAGAGTAATGTCGATCAATGGTCATGAAAACTTAACAGCGGATGTCGCGaatgaaatattacaaagaCGAAACGATTCACATAATCCAAAATATTTGACTTTAAACGTGGAATTTAGTATGCCGAATACAATAGAAGCTTCAAGTGGAGTGTTTAATGTGAAACTAGCTAAAACATCAGCGGGACTTGGTGTGACAATAACAG GCTGTAAGCAAAAACTCCTCAGCAACGAAGAACCAATGGTAATATCAGATATCAAACCTGGTTCAGTTGCACACAGGAGTGGCGCACTCGCACCTGGTGATCAGCTCTTGGCTATCAACAGTCAACCTTTGCACAACTTATCACTG GATACAGCtttcaatatattacaaaactCACCCGAAgatataataacattgaaaatcCGCAAACGTGACCTCACCGAAGACTGGTCGAATATCCACAAACATAATGCCAAGTTGACTTTACAAAGTTTTAGTAATATCGAAACTAAGGCCGTAGTTCACAGCGGGGAAGATTCAGGTCATCATACAGACAGTCCCAATAACAGTGCGAAGGAAAGCGAAAGAAGTCATGGGAGTGACAATGGTAATACGGCAGTTTTTATGATCGAAATCATAAGACAGGAAAATGGACCGTTAGGTTTGACGATCGCGGGAAGTGAGGACGTAACACAACCGATTCTATTAAGTGGACTCGTTGaag gaGGGTTAGCAGAAAAATGTGGCAAATTGGCAATAGGAGACGAATTGCTTAGCATTAATGGAGAAAGTGTATTAAATAAACCTCTGTCTGaagcaattaaattattacagcaAAGTGGACAGCGAGTTCAATTGCAGATGTGTAGAAAAGTAACAG ATTGTGCTGAATCGAGCGTAAGAGATTCCAGTCACTCAACTTCCAGTCCTGGACTATCGAACGATAGTGCAGTGGAATCCTGGGATCAGAATACTCCTGTCAGAACAAGTGCTAATTgtg GTAATTCAGATGTAATAGAATATGCGGTACCAGATAAAAGTCGAATAATAGATAAGCAGCCCTACTCACCAACAGATGAAGATAAACTTATGGCATCCAGTTTCAATTCGGCGGCCCCTTACAGCATTCACGATCTACCGCTACCTAACTACTCACTAAATAATTCACTCAAGACTTTCCATTACgaaaatacatgtataataccAGATAATACTTTGAAAAACAAACAGAATATAACGAGAGAGGATGACGTACAGCAAATAGAAATACTTACGTCGAATATGAAGGACTGCCAGTTACATAATATGGAGAAGTCATCCTGTAAATGCGATTACGTCCAAATGGGACCGTATGGAATCGTTTCGCCGAAAAGTCGACGAACAAACTGGGATagcgattatttaaataatggcaTTTATACCGTCACCACGCCTCAAAAATCTCCGATGAAACCAACCGTTCCAGGAACTAGCTTTCAATTCTCTGCTAGTCCtatttatgaaaatgatatGCCAA GCCTCTACAGTAGCGAAACTCTTTCACCCGCAAGAGGCTCCATACACCATGTAATTCTATACAAGGATGCTATTTATGATGACTACGGTTTTTCTGTATCAGATGGTTTATATGAACGGGgagtttatattaatagaataagaAAAGGCGGGCCAGCGGACATAGTCGGTCTGTTGAGGCCTTATGATAGAATCTTACAG GTGAACGGAACGAGAACGGTTGACTACGATTGTTGTCTAACAGTTCCATTGATAGCTGCTGCTGGAGACAGGCTAGAAATCGTCGTGCAACGGATGGCAACATCTAGA GACCTCAAAAACCACAGACTAGAAGACAATTCCAGCCCAAGTGATAGTAGTATCGTGACTAAGACCATTTAG
- the LOC124530530 gene encoding glutamate receptor-interacting protein 1 isoform X2 — protein sequence MKLWKSLKISIGKTDPKGYQQGLPQWGQGYELDVFKSQTSLSTDSGLCTERGLRRTHIELIKPPGKRIGLKLAGRSEPGVVPSIVGFTKDSVAHESDRLAPGDRICSVNGISTARLTNEEVLRLLDNVEERASLEVEYYMPNYASQNSLYITTKLAEVPVEKVNGSLGVTIRGGLPENSAPSADLVLNSRSLDALPLVVTHVRPGGAAYNTSRIKPGDRLLKVDHISLTNKTLSEVHQILQNCPQVTSLTIEYDVSIMESVKMATGPLLIEIERPCNEDLGLFLSNQRYSDDVYSSGSDTYQRVGTCNAIYIDSILPASISDRCGALHPGDQLLAFDDHVIDGNNYTAEEVMCYLENCEAGFTRLHVAPRHVLAHGGRFTRENSMSGASTLNPKKPRQRNYRQSSMPKLGLQDDYDGQQNYMNMGVCRTESLNIQLEVPPGQTSGLAVHDENATLIISHVATQSPAFRSGCLQIRDRVMSINGHENLTADVANEILQRRNDSHNPKYLTLNVEFSMPNTIEASSGVFNVKLAKTSAGLGVTITGCKQKLLSNEEPMVISDIKPGSVAHRSGALAPGDQLLAINSQPLHNLSLDTAFNILQNSPEDIITLKIRKRDLTEDWSNIHKHNAKLTLQSFSNIETKAVVHSGEDSGHHTDSPNNSAKESERSHGSDNGNTAVFMIEIIRQENGPLGLTIAGSEDVTQPILLSGLVEGGLAEKCGKLAIGDELLSINGESVLNKPLSEAIKLLQQSGQRVQLQMCRKVTDCAESSVRDSSHSTSSPGLSNDSAVESWDQNTPVRTSANCGNSDVIEYAVPDKSRIIDKQPYSPTDEDKLMASSFNSAAPYSIHDLPLPNYSLNNSLKTFHYENTCIIPDNTLKNKQNITREDDVQQIEILTSNMKDCQLHNMEKSSCKCDYVQMGPYGIVSPKSRRTNWDSDYLNNGIYTVTTPQKSPMKPTVPGTSFQFSASPIYENDMPSLYSSETLSPARGSIHHVILYKDAIYDDYGFSVSDGLYERGVYINRIRKGGPADIVGLLRPYDRILQVNGTRTVDYDCCLTVPLIAAAGDRLEIVVQRMATSRDLKNHRLEDNSSPSDSSIVTKTI from the exons gTCGGTCAGAACCAGGAGTAGTGCCGTCTATCGTAGGCTTTACAAAAGATTCAGTGGCACATGAATCAGATCGTCTCGCTCCAGGGGATCGAATCTGCAGCGTGAATGGAATATCCACTGCAAGACTTACTAATGAAGAAGTATTGCGATTACTAGATAATGTTGAAGAGAGAGCATCTTTGGAAGTCGAGTACTATATGCCTAATTATG CGTCTCAAAATTCATTGTACATTACAACCAAGCTAGCGGAGGTGCCGGTCGAGAAAGTAAATGGTTCGTTAGGTGTTACTATACGAGGAGGTCTGCCAGAAAACTCGGCACCAAGTGCAGACTTGGTACTAAACAGTCGATCATTAGACGCTCTGCCATTAGTCGTAACACATGTGAGACCAGGTGGAGCAGCCTATAATACTTCTAGGATTAAACCTGGAGACAGACTGTTAAAAGTTGATCAT ATATCATTAACTAATAAAACGTTATCAGAAGTACATCAAATTCTCCAAAACTGCCCACAAGTAACAAGTCTAACAATAGAATACGACGTATCAATCATGGAATCCGTTAAGATGGCCACTGGACCTTTACTAATTGAAATCGAGAGACCATGTAATGAGGATTTGGGACTGTTCTTAAGCAATCAGAGATATTCGGATGACGTATACAGCTCTGGGTCAGATACTTATCAAAGAGTTGGGACTTGTAACGCTATTTATATTGATAGTATTTTGCCTGCAAGTATCAGTGATAG ATGTGGTGCATTACATCCCGGCGATCAGCTGCTAGCTTTTGATGACCATGTCATAGATGGAAACAATTACACAGCGGAAGAAGTTATGTGCTATCTTGAGAATTGTGAAGCTGGATTTACGCGGTTACACGTTGCACCAAGACACGTTCTTGCTCACGGCGGAAGATTCACGAGAG AAAACTCGATGTCTGGAGCTTCAACGCTAAATCCAAAAAAACCGAGGCAAAGAAATTATAGGCAAAGTTCGATGCCAAAACTAGGATTACAAGATGATTATg atGGACAGCAGAATTACATGAACATGGGGGTATGTAGGACAGAATCGCTGAATATACAGTTAGAAGTGCCCCCGGGACAAACTAGCGGTTTGGCTGTTCATGATGAAAATGCTACCTTAATTATTTCACATGTTGCAACTCAATCTCCTGCATTCAg ATCCGGATGTCTACAGATAAGGGATAGAGTAATGTCGATCAATGGTCATGAAAACTTAACAGCGGATGTCGCGaatgaaatattacaaagaCGAAACGATTCACATAATCCAAAATATTTGACTTTAAACGTGGAATTTAGTATGCCGAATACAATAGAAGCTTCAAGTGGAGTGTTTAATGTGAAACTAGCTAAAACATCAGCGGGACTTGGTGTGACAATAACAG GCTGTAAGCAAAAACTCCTCAGCAACGAAGAACCAATGGTAATATCAGATATCAAACCTGGTTCAGTTGCACACAGGAGTGGCGCACTCGCACCTGGTGATCAGCTCTTGGCTATCAACAGTCAACCTTTGCACAACTTATCACTG GATACAGCtttcaatatattacaaaactCACCCGAAgatataataacattgaaaatcCGCAAACGTGACCTCACCGAAGACTGGTCGAATATCCACAAACATAATGCCAAGTTGACTTTACAAAGTTTTAGTAATATCGAAACTAAGGCCGTAGTTCACAGCGGGGAAGATTCAGGTCATCATACAGACAGTCCCAATAACAGTGCGAAGGAAAGCGAAAGAAGTCATGGGAGTGACAATGGTAATACGGCAGTTTTTATGATCGAAATCATAAGACAGGAAAATGGACCGTTAGGTTTGACGATCGCGGGAAGTGAGGACGTAACACAACCGATTCTATTAAGTGGACTCGTTGaag gaGGGTTAGCAGAAAAATGTGGCAAATTGGCAATAGGAGACGAATTGCTTAGCATTAATGGAGAAAGTGTATTAAATAAACCTCTGTCTGaagcaattaaattattacagcaAAGTGGACAGCGAGTTCAATTGCAGATGTGTAGAAAAGTAACAG ATTGTGCTGAATCGAGCGTAAGAGATTCCAGTCACTCAACTTCCAGTCCTGGACTATCGAACGATAGTGCAGTGGAATCCTGGGATCAGAATACTCCTGTCAGAACAAGTGCTAATTgtg GTAATTCAGATGTAATAGAATATGCGGTACCAGATAAAAGTCGAATAATAGATAAGCAGCCCTACTCACCAACAGATGAAGATAAACTTATGGCATCCAGTTTCAATTCGGCGGCCCCTTACAGCATTCACGATCTACCGCTACCTAACTACTCACTAAATAATTCACTCAAGACTTTCCATTACgaaaatacatgtataataccAGATAATACTTTGAAAAACAAACAGAATATAACGAGAGAGGATGACGTACAGCAAATAGAAATACTTACGTCGAATATGAAGGACTGCCAGTTACATAATATGGAGAAGTCATCCTGTAAATGCGATTACGTCCAAATGGGACCGTATGGAATCGTTTCGCCGAAAAGTCGACGAACAAACTGGGATagcgattatttaaataatggcaTTTATACCGTCACCACGCCTCAAAAATCTCCGATGAAACCAACCGTTCCAGGAACTAGCTTTCAATTCTCTGCTAGTCCtatttatgaaaatgatatGCCAA GCCTCTACAGTAGCGAAACTCTTTCACCCGCAAGAGGCTCCATACACCATGTAATTCTATACAAGGATGCTATTTATGATGACTACGGTTTTTCTGTATCAGATGGTTTATATGAACGGGgagtttatattaatagaataagaAAAGGCGGGCCAGCGGACATAGTCGGTCTGTTGAGGCCTTATGATAGAATCTTACAG GTGAACGGAACGAGAACGGTTGACTACGATTGTTGTCTAACAGTTCCATTGATAGCTGCTGCTGGAGACAGGCTAGAAATCGTCGTGCAACGGATGGCAACATCTAGA GACCTCAAAAACCACAGACTAGAAGACAATTCCAGCCCAAGTGATAGTAGTATCGTGACTAAGACCATTTAG
- the LOC124530530 gene encoding glutamate receptor-interacting protein 1 isoform X3 codes for MFSGFKLAKQKGIEEVYCYRSVKIKPPRTPTLSRAKHQRRRSEPGVVPSIVGFTKDSVAHESDRLAPGDRICSVNGISTARLTNEEVLRLLDNVEERASLEVEYYMPNYGSFSSNSLSASQNSLYITTKLAEVPVEKVNGSLGVTIRGGLPENSAPSADLVLNSRSLDALPLVVTHVRPGGAAYNTSRIKPGDRLLKVDHISLTNKTLSEVHQILQNCPQVTSLTIEYDVSIMESVKMATGPLLIEIERPCNEDLGLFLSNQRYSDDVYSSGSDTYQRVGTCNAIYIDSILPASISDRCGALHPGDQLLAFDDHVIDGNNYTAEEVMCYLENCEAGFTRLHVAPRHVLAHGGRFTRENSMSGASTLNPKKPRQRNYRQSSMPKLGLQDDYDGQQNYMNMGVCRTESLNIQLEVPPGQTSGLAVHDENATLIISHVATQSPAFRSGCLQIRDRVMSINGHENLTADVANEILQRRNDSHNPKYLTLNVEFSMPNTIEASSGVFNVKLAKTSAGLGVTITGCKQKLLSNEEPMVISDIKPGSVAHRSGALAPGDQLLAINSQPLHNLSLDTAFNILQNSPEDIITLKIRKRDLTEDWSNIHKHNAKLTLQSFSNIETKAVVHSGEDSGHHTDSPNNSAKESERSHGSDNGNTAVFMIEIIRQENGPLGLTIAGSEDVTQPILLSGLVEGGLAEKCGKLAIGDELLSINGESVLNKPLSEAIKLLQQSGQRVQLQMCRKVTDCAESSVRDSSHSTSSPGLSNDSAVESWDQNTPVRTSANCGNSDVIEYAVPDKSRIIDKQPYSPTDEDKLMASSFNSAAPYSIHDLPLPNYSLNNSLKTFHYENTCIIPDNTLKNKQNITREDDVQQIEILTSNMKDCQLHNMEKSSCKCDYVQMGPYGIVSPKSRRTNWDSDYLNNGIYTVTTPQKSPMKPTVPGTSFQFSASPIYENDMPSLYSSETLSPARGSIHHVILYKDAIYDDYGFSVSDGLYERGVYINRIRKGGPADIVGLLRPYDRILQVNGTRTVDYDCCLTVPLIAAAGDRLEIVVQRMATSRDLKNHRLEDNSSPSDSSIVTKTI; via the exons gTCGGTCAGAACCAGGAGTAGTGCCGTCTATCGTAGGCTTTACAAAAGATTCAGTGGCACATGAATCAGATCGTCTCGCTCCAGGGGATCGAATCTGCAGCGTGAATGGAATATCCACTGCAAGACTTACTAATGAAGAAGTATTGCGATTACTAGATAATGTTGAAGAGAGAGCATCTTTGGAAGTCGAGTACTATATGCCTAATTATG GATCATTTAGTTCGAATTCTCTTTCAGCGTCTCAAAATTCATTGTACATTACAACCAAGCTAGCGGAGGTGCCGGTCGAGAAAGTAAATGGTTCGTTAGGTGTTACTATACGAGGAGGTCTGCCAGAAAACTCGGCACCAAGTGCAGACTTGGTACTAAACAGTCGATCATTAGACGCTCTGCCATTAGTCGTAACACATGTGAGACCAGGTGGAGCAGCCTATAATACTTCTAGGATTAAACCTGGAGACAGACTGTTAAAAGTTGATCAT ATATCATTAACTAATAAAACGTTATCAGAAGTACATCAAATTCTCCAAAACTGCCCACAAGTAACAAGTCTAACAATAGAATACGACGTATCAATCATGGAATCCGTTAAGATGGCCACTGGACCTTTACTAATTGAAATCGAGAGACCATGTAATGAGGATTTGGGACTGTTCTTAAGCAATCAGAGATATTCGGATGACGTATACAGCTCTGGGTCAGATACTTATCAAAGAGTTGGGACTTGTAACGCTATTTATATTGATAGTATTTTGCCTGCAAGTATCAGTGATAG ATGTGGTGCATTACATCCCGGCGATCAGCTGCTAGCTTTTGATGACCATGTCATAGATGGAAACAATTACACAGCGGAAGAAGTTATGTGCTATCTTGAGAATTGTGAAGCTGGATTTACGCGGTTACACGTTGCACCAAGACACGTTCTTGCTCACGGCGGAAGATTCACGAGAG AAAACTCGATGTCTGGAGCTTCAACGCTAAATCCAAAAAAACCGAGGCAAAGAAATTATAGGCAAAGTTCGATGCCAAAACTAGGATTACAAGATGATTATg atGGACAGCAGAATTACATGAACATGGGGGTATGTAGGACAGAATCGCTGAATATACAGTTAGAAGTGCCCCCGGGACAAACTAGCGGTTTGGCTGTTCATGATGAAAATGCTACCTTAATTATTTCACATGTTGCAACTCAATCTCCTGCATTCAg ATCCGGATGTCTACAGATAAGGGATAGAGTAATGTCGATCAATGGTCATGAAAACTTAACAGCGGATGTCGCGaatgaaatattacaaagaCGAAACGATTCACATAATCCAAAATATTTGACTTTAAACGTGGAATTTAGTATGCCGAATACAATAGAAGCTTCAAGTGGAGTGTTTAATGTGAAACTAGCTAAAACATCAGCGGGACTTGGTGTGACAATAACAG GCTGTAAGCAAAAACTCCTCAGCAACGAAGAACCAATGGTAATATCAGATATCAAACCTGGTTCAGTTGCACACAGGAGTGGCGCACTCGCACCTGGTGATCAGCTCTTGGCTATCAACAGTCAACCTTTGCACAACTTATCACTG GATACAGCtttcaatatattacaaaactCACCCGAAgatataataacattgaaaatcCGCAAACGTGACCTCACCGAAGACTGGTCGAATATCCACAAACATAATGCCAAGTTGACTTTACAAAGTTTTAGTAATATCGAAACTAAGGCCGTAGTTCACAGCGGGGAAGATTCAGGTCATCATACAGACAGTCCCAATAACAGTGCGAAGGAAAGCGAAAGAAGTCATGGGAGTGACAATGGTAATACGGCAGTTTTTATGATCGAAATCATAAGACAGGAAAATGGACCGTTAGGTTTGACGATCGCGGGAAGTGAGGACGTAACACAACCGATTCTATTAAGTGGACTCGTTGaag gaGGGTTAGCAGAAAAATGTGGCAAATTGGCAATAGGAGACGAATTGCTTAGCATTAATGGAGAAAGTGTATTAAATAAACCTCTGTCTGaagcaattaaattattacagcaAAGTGGACAGCGAGTTCAATTGCAGATGTGTAGAAAAGTAACAG ATTGTGCTGAATCGAGCGTAAGAGATTCCAGTCACTCAACTTCCAGTCCTGGACTATCGAACGATAGTGCAGTGGAATCCTGGGATCAGAATACTCCTGTCAGAACAAGTGCTAATTgtg GTAATTCAGATGTAATAGAATATGCGGTACCAGATAAAAGTCGAATAATAGATAAGCAGCCCTACTCACCAACAGATGAAGATAAACTTATGGCATCCAGTTTCAATTCGGCGGCCCCTTACAGCATTCACGATCTACCGCTACCTAACTACTCACTAAATAATTCACTCAAGACTTTCCATTACgaaaatacatgtataataccAGATAATACTTTGAAAAACAAACAGAATATAACGAGAGAGGATGACGTACAGCAAATAGAAATACTTACGTCGAATATGAAGGACTGCCAGTTACATAATATGGAGAAGTCATCCTGTAAATGCGATTACGTCCAAATGGGACCGTATGGAATCGTTTCGCCGAAAAGTCGACGAACAAACTGGGATagcgattatttaaataatggcaTTTATACCGTCACCACGCCTCAAAAATCTCCGATGAAACCAACCGTTCCAGGAACTAGCTTTCAATTCTCTGCTAGTCCtatttatgaaaatgatatGCCAA GCCTCTACAGTAGCGAAACTCTTTCACCCGCAAGAGGCTCCATACACCATGTAATTCTATACAAGGATGCTATTTATGATGACTACGGTTTTTCTGTATCAGATGGTTTATATGAACGGGgagtttatattaatagaataagaAAAGGCGGGCCAGCGGACATAGTCGGTCTGTTGAGGCCTTATGATAGAATCTTACAG GTGAACGGAACGAGAACGGTTGACTACGATTGTTGTCTAACAGTTCCATTGATAGCTGCTGCTGGAGACAGGCTAGAAATCGTCGTGCAACGGATGGCAACATCTAGA GACCTCAAAAACCACAGACTAGAAGACAATTCCAGCCCAAGTGATAGTAGTATCGTGACTAAGACCATTTAG